Proteins co-encoded in one Burkholderia ambifaria AMMD genomic window:
- a CDS encoding AAA family ATPase, translated as MTTAMVKQELAVASFSTVYDLEQVETALNDLNESASDALRATYERMLKTGNLRFCVKPNRMPSFDELGDALPNFTEPLDDVRKQVALCLETDDRLELMPILLLGPPGIGKTHFAKALAKLLGTAYHYVPMSSLTAGWILSGASSQWKNAKPGKVFEALVNGSYANPVIAVDEIDKAGSDAQYDPLGALYALLEHDTARAFVDEFAEVPIDAGNVIWIATANEAQAIPEPLLNRMNVYEIAPPDAAGARRIAQTIYDEIRTSHTWGQRFPDTLDDDALDVLAATPPRTMRRALLHAFGAARLDGRDVIAPSDIRADEGAAKRRPIGF; from the coding sequence ATGACGACGGCGATGGTGAAACAGGAACTGGCGGTGGCATCCTTCAGCACGGTGTACGACCTCGAGCAGGTCGAGACCGCGCTCAACGACTTGAACGAGAGCGCGAGCGACGCACTGCGCGCCACCTACGAGCGGATGCTCAAGACGGGCAATCTGCGCTTTTGCGTGAAGCCGAACCGGATGCCGTCGTTCGACGAACTCGGCGACGCGCTGCCCAATTTCACCGAGCCGCTCGACGACGTGCGCAAGCAGGTCGCGCTGTGCCTCGAGACCGACGACCGGCTCGAACTGATGCCGATCCTGCTGCTCGGGCCGCCCGGCATCGGCAAGACGCATTTCGCGAAGGCGCTCGCGAAGCTGCTCGGCACCGCGTATCACTACGTGCCGATGAGTTCGCTGACGGCCGGCTGGATCCTGTCGGGCGCGTCGTCGCAGTGGAAGAACGCGAAGCCCGGCAAGGTGTTCGAGGCGCTCGTCAACGGCAGCTACGCGAACCCGGTGATCGCGGTCGACGAGATCGACAAGGCCGGCAGCGACGCGCAATACGATCCGCTCGGCGCGCTGTATGCGTTGCTCGAGCACGACACGGCGCGCGCGTTCGTCGACGAATTCGCCGAAGTGCCGATCGATGCGGGCAACGTGATCTGGATCGCGACCGCGAACGAGGCGCAGGCGATTCCGGAGCCGCTGCTGAACCGGATGAACGTGTACGAGATCGCGCCGCCCGATGCGGCCGGCGCGCGACGGATCGCGCAGACGATCTACGACGAGATCCGCACGTCGCACACGTGGGGGCAGCGCTTCCCCGACACGCTCGACGACGACGCGCTCGACGTGCTCGCCGCGACGCCGCCGCGCACGATGCGCCGCGCGCTGCTGCATGCGTTCGGCGCCGCACGGCTCGACGGCCGCGACGTGATCGCGCCGTCCGACATCCGCGCCGACGAGGGGGCCGCCAAGCGCCGACCGATCGGATTCTGA
- a CDS encoding NAD(P)/FAD-dependent oxidoreductase has translation MEQTDCVVIGAGVVGLAIARELAARGRETIVLEAADAIGTGTSSRNSEVIHAGLYYPRGTLKAMSCVRGRELLYEFCETHHVPHRRIGKLIVATSVAQVKQLKALAARAAENGVLDLMPLTRAEAQTLEPALDCVEAVFSPSTGIVDSHQLMLALLGDAQRNGATCVLKSPVESIDVLRGGRFVVRTGGDVPTEIEAACVINSAGLGAQALARRTRGLDPHWVPPLYLARGNYFSLSGRAPFSHLVYPMPDRGGLGIHLTLDLAGQARFGPDVEWVDALRYEVDPARAQAFYASIRAYWPELPDDALQPAYSGIRPKLAGPGEPPADFIVQGGAQHGVRGLVNLFGIESPGLTASLALAQRVGDMTSNA, from the coding sequence ATGGAGCAGACGGATTGTGTGGTGATCGGCGCAGGTGTGGTCGGTCTTGCGATTGCGCGTGAGCTGGCCGCGCGCGGGCGCGAAACGATCGTGCTCGAGGCGGCCGACGCGATCGGCACGGGCACGAGTTCGCGCAACAGCGAGGTGATTCACGCGGGGCTCTACTACCCGCGCGGCACGCTGAAGGCGATGTCGTGCGTGCGCGGGCGCGAACTACTGTACGAATTCTGCGAAACGCATCATGTGCCGCACCGGCGCATCGGCAAGCTGATCGTCGCGACGAGCGTCGCGCAGGTGAAGCAGTTGAAGGCGCTCGCCGCGCGCGCGGCGGAAAACGGCGTGCTCGACCTGATGCCGCTCACGCGCGCCGAGGCGCAGACGCTCGAGCCCGCGCTCGACTGCGTGGAAGCGGTGTTCTCGCCGTCCACCGGCATCGTCGACAGCCACCAGCTGATGCTCGCGCTGCTCGGCGACGCGCAGCGCAACGGTGCGACGTGCGTGCTGAAATCCCCGGTCGAGTCGATCGACGTGCTGCGCGGCGGCCGCTTCGTCGTGCGCACCGGTGGCGACGTGCCGACCGAAATCGAGGCGGCGTGCGTGATCAACAGCGCGGGTCTCGGCGCGCAGGCGCTCGCGCGCCGCACGCGCGGCCTCGACCCGCACTGGGTGCCGCCGCTCTATCTCGCGCGCGGCAACTACTTCAGCCTGTCCGGGCGCGCGCCGTTCTCGCACCTCGTGTATCCGATGCCCGACCGGGGCGGGCTCGGCATCCACCTGACGCTCGACCTGGCCGGGCAGGCGCGCTTCGGCCCGGACGTCGAATGGGTCGATGCGCTGCGCTACGAAGTCGATCCGGCGCGCGCGCAGGCGTTCTACGCGTCGATCCGCGCATACTGGCCGGAACTGCCCGACGACGCGCTGCAGCCGGCCTACTCCGGGATCCGTCCGAAACTCGCGGGGCCGGGCGAGCCGCCGGCCGATTTCATCGTGCAGGGCGGCGCGCAGCACGGCGTGCGCGGGCTCGTGAACCTGTTCGGCATCGAGTCGCCGGGGCTGACGGCGTCGCTCGCGCTCGCGCAGCGCGTCGGCGACATGACGTCGAACGCGTGA
- a CDS encoding high-potential iron-sulfur protein: MKTTRRSFLITSIGAVSALALSREALADAPMLSETDPTAVALGYKADATKVDKTKYPKYAAGQDCAACMLYQGKKGSASGPCGAFPGKQVSAKGWCSAFSKMG; encoded by the coding sequence ATGAAAACAACCCGTCGGAGTTTCCTGATCACGAGCATTGGCGCCGTGTCCGCGCTGGCGCTGTCGCGCGAAGCGCTGGCCGACGCGCCGATGCTGTCGGAAACCGATCCGACCGCCGTGGCGCTCGGCTACAAGGCCGATGCCACGAAGGTCGACAAGACGAAGTATCCGAAATACGCAGCGGGCCAGGATTGCGCGGCCTGCATGCTGTACCAGGGCAAGAAGGGCTCGGCTTCGGGCCCGTGCGGTGCATTCCCCGGCAAGCAGGTGTCGGCGAAGGGCTGGTGCAGCGCATTCTCGAAGATGGGTTGA